From Triticum urartu cultivar G1812 chromosome 2, Tu2.1, whole genome shotgun sequence, a single genomic window includes:
- the LOC125534191 gene encoding anthocyanidin reductase ((2S)-flavan-3-ol-forming)-like — translation MALLIQNWALLEPSFQKKKTACVTGGSGYIASALVKMLLEKGYAVKTTVRNPDDTEKTAHLKALEALGPLEVFRADLNEEGSFDDAVAGCDYAFLVAAPVTLLPENPEEEVIQPAIQGTLNVMRSCVKAGTVKRVVLTSSTAAISSRPLQGEGHVLDEESWSDVEYLRANKIGTWAYPASKVLAEKAAMAFAEEKGLSLVTVCPVVVVGRAPATKVTTSVPEILSLLSGDDDMVDRLELIEQASGSIPLVHIEEVCRAEIFTAEEATSGRYIVCTLNTSGVALAHFLAAKYPQYEINTDHIGGLLEKPKVCIWSDKIVKEGFEYKYTNLDEIYDDVVVYGRALGVLPY, via the exons atggctttgttaattcaaaaCTGGGCTCTACTTGAGCCTTCGTTCCAAAAAAAAAAGACGGCGTGCGTCACCGGAGGGAGTGGGTATATCGCGTCGGCGCTGGTGAAGATGCTGCTGGAGAAGGGGTACGCCGTGAAGACCACCGTCAGGAACCCCG ATGACACGGAGAAGACCGCGCATCTCAAGGCCTTGGAAGCGCTCGGACCCTTGGAGGTCTTCCGCGCCGATCTGAACGAAGAGGGCAGCTTCGACGATGCTGTCGCCGGCTGCGACTACGCCTTCCTCGTCGCCGCTCCGGTGACCCTCTTGCCGGAGAACCCTGAG GAAGAAGTGATCCAGCCAGCGATTCAGGGAACCCTGAACGTGATGAGGTCGTGCGTGAAGGCGGGGACGGTGAAGCGCGTGGTCCTCACATCGTCCACGGCCGCCATCTCCAGCCGGCCGCTGCAAGGTGAAGGCCATGTCCTGGATGAGGAATCCTGGTCCGATGTCGAGTACCTCAGGGCCAACAAGATCGGTACCTGG GCGTACCCTGCGTCGAAGGTGCTCGCGGAGAAGGCAGCGATGGCGTTCGCGGAGGAGAAGGGCCTCAGCCTGGTCACCGTGTGCCCCGTCGTCGTCGTCGGCAGGGCCCCGGCGACAAAGGTGACGACCAGCGTCCCCGAGATCCTCTCCTTGCTATCCG GCGACGACGACATGGTCGACAGACTGGAACTCATCGAGCAGGCGTCGGGGTCGATCCCGTTGGTCCACATCGAGGAGGTGTGCCGCGCCGAGATATTCACCGCCGAGGAGGCCACGTCGGGGCGGTACATCGTGTGCACCCTCAACACCTCCGGCGTGGCGCTCGCCCACTTCCTGGCGGCCAAGTACCCGCAGTACGAAATCAACACAGATCA TATTGGTGGTCTTCTGGAGAAGCCCAAGGTGTGCATTTGGTCGGACAAGATCGTCAAGGAAGGGTTCGAGTACAAGTACACTAACCTCGACGAGATATACGACGACGTCGTCGTGTACGGGAGGGCCTTGGGAGTCCTTCCATACTGA